Proteins from a single region of Papaver somniferum cultivar HN1 unplaced genomic scaffold, ASM357369v1 unplaced-scaffold_70, whole genome shotgun sequence:
- the LOC113343974 gene encoding uncharacterized protein LOC113343974: MRVLYWNINGVAKVEASLKLHELVNVFKPVILCIAEPKIPYSYGVMLRLNLTGFVKKTVHNSSSSSIGNLWILWSEDIEEPVVLNMTRQAITVRTEGVFISFVHASYFQVFRRRLWSQLSAVDYTTPWLVIGDFNCVLRNEENKGGRETLTSSINEFSDWMEENSLFEADSLGSKFTWTNGQSGKRLKVAMKFWNQQVFGNVNARLKQAQLKLEVASRNSDEDPFDTSKQNVMKDALVDVHEVRMQQHIMLKQKSRNKWILEGSSNTSYFHSTIKTRRSANTISKLVTDDGSLINETD, translated from the exons ATGCGAGTGCTCTATTGGAATATcaatggggtggcgaaggtggagGCTAGTTTGAAGTTGCATGAGTTAGTTAATGTTTTTAAGCCGGTtatactttgtattgctgagccgaAAATTCCTTATTCATATGGTGTTATGTTGAGGCTTAATTTAACCGGTTTTGTAAAAAAGACAGTTCAtaattcttcttcaagttctatAGGTAATCTTTGGATTCTTTGGAGTGAGGATATTGAAGAGCCAGTGGTGTTAAATATGACTAGACAGGCCATTACGGTGAGAACTGAGGGGGTATTCATTTCTTTTGTTCACGCTAGTTATTTTCAAGTTTTTAGAAGGAGGTTATGGAGTCAGCTCTCTGCGGTGGATTATACAACTCCTTGGCTGGTTATTGGTGACTTTAACTGTGTTCTTCGTAATGAGGAGAATAAAGGGGGTAGAGAAACTCTTACTTCTAGTATTAATGAATTCAGTGATTGGATGGAGGAAAATAGTCTTTTTGAGGCGGATTCTTTGGGATCTAAGTTCACTTGGACTAATGGTCAATCGGGG AAGAGATTGAAGGTGGCTATGAAGTTTTGGAATCAGCAGGTGTTTGGCAATGTCAATGCACGACTGAAACAAGCTCAATTGAAATTAGAAGTAGCTAGTAGGAATTCGGATGAGGATCCGTTTGATACTTCTAAGCAGAATGTGATGAAAGATGCGCTGGTGGATGTCCATGAGGTGCGTATGCAGCAACATATTATGTTAAAGCAAAAGTCTCGCAACAAATGGattttggagggttctagtaataCTTCTTACTTCCATAGTACTATCAAGACCCGCAGAAGTGCCAATACTATTTCGAAGTTGGTGACAGATGATGGGTCTCTTATCAATGAGACGGACTAA